A region of the Myxococcus stipitatus DSM 14675 genome:
TCCGGTCCGGAGGACGCGTTCGTCCAGCAGCAGCTCGGTGGGCTCTACATGAACGTGCACCGGTACGACGAGGCACTCGTCCACCTCCAGAACTCGGTGCGCACCCAGAGTCGGCTGACGGGCGCCAAGGGCTACAACAACCTGGCGCTGTGCCTCACGAAGCTCGGCCGGCACGAAGAAGCCCTCGCCTTGTTCGAGGACATGGTGAAGCAGCAGCCCGGCTACCACCGCGGCCACCTCAACCTCGCCATGACGCTGGCGAGAGCAGGCCGCTTCGACGCCGCCCTCCTCCGGCTCCAGACGCTCCAGGCCCTGACCCCGGGCGACACCGTCATCCCCGAGCTCCGCACGCTGTTCGAGCGCTCACGAGACACCGTGGCCAAGCTGCCAGCGAAGCGCCCTGGTGACCCGGAGCCCGCGGCGGTCGCGGAGGCTCGGGCCAGGATGTATCAGGAGCTCGGCGCACCTCACGAAGCAGCCACGAGCTGGGACGCCGTGCTGAAGGCGCCCGACTCGACGCCCGAGCAGCGGCTGCACGCCGTGGGCTTCCTCGTGTTCGAGGGGAACCTGGGCCGCGCTAGGGATGCGCTGGAAGGACTGCGGCGCACGCAGCCCGGGGACGAGCGCCTGCTCCTGCTGGAGGAAGCGCTCGTCTCGCGCGCGTCACTCGGCGAGGCTCCGTAGCCCCCTCCCGTCACCGCAGGGCCACGGCATGGACCGTGAGCCGCTCCGTGAGGCGCTCACGGTCTCGAAGCCGGGCGGCATCCATGACCATCTGGCCCGCCCAGCGGTAGACGTTGAACTCGCTGACCACCGCGCGCATCGCGCGCATGCGGACGCGCTGCTCCTCCCGCGACATGGCCAGTCCAGCGGCGAGGGCCCGGCTCGCCTCCTCGAAGTCGAACGGGTTGACGATCAACCCCTCCGACAGCTCTCGGGCCGCCCCCGTGAACTGGCTGAGCACCAGGACACCCTGCTCGTCCTCGCGCGCCGCGACGAACTCCTTCGCCACCAGGTTCATCCCGTCATGCAGGCTGCTGACGTAGCAGACGTCCGCCGCGCGGTAGTACCTGAAGACATCCGGCGGCTCATGGTGCGCGCGCATCAGGATGATGGGTTGATACGTCTCCGTCCCGAACCGACGATTGATTCTCGCGGCCAGCTTCTCGACGCTGTCATTGAGCTGGCGATATCGCTCGATGGTCGTCCGGCTCGGTGCCGCCAGCTGCGCGAACGAGAAGCGCCCCCGGAACTCCGGTGAACCCTCGAGCAACCGCTCCACGGCCAGCAGGCGCTCCTCGATGCCCTTGGTGTAGTCGAGCCGGTCCACGCCGATGCCCAGCAACGCGTCCGGCCCGAGGCCCAGCTCCTTCCAGACGCTCGCACGGCACGCCTCGGGCGTCAGCGCGTCCTTCACCCAGCGATTCGGCCACTCCACGGAGATGGGGTACGGCCGGATGAGCGTCGTGCGCTCCTGATGGACCACCGCGGTCTGCTCCCGGTCGATGCGCGACTCCAGGAAGCGGTCGACGGCCTCCGCGAAGTTGTTGCAGTGCAGCGGTGTATGGAACCCGATGATGCTGCTGCCCAGGAGCCCTTGCAGCAATTCATTGCGCCAGGGGCAGATGCCGAAGGCCTCCGCGTTCGGCCACGGGATGTGCCAGAAGGTGATGAGGGTCGCCTTGGGCAACCGCTCGCGAATCATGCGGGGCACCAGCGCGAAGTGGTAGTCCTGCACCAGGATGACGGGCGCCTCCGAGTCCACTTCCTCGCACACCGCATCCGCGAACTTCTGGTTCACCGCCTGGTAGTGCCGCCAGTCCTCCAAGCGGAACGTGGGCCGCGCATAGGCCATGTGGCACAGGGGCCAGAGGCCCTCGTTCGCGAAGCCCGCGTAGTAGCCCTGCTCTTCTTCGCGTGAGAGCCAGACGCGCCGGAGCAGATAGGACTCCTCCTCGGGCGGAACCCTCACCCGTCCATGCGCATCCGCCGTCTCACGGTCGGCGGAACCACTTCCATGCGCGACCCAGACCCCCGAGCACGCGCGCATCACGGGCTCCAGCGCCGTCACCAGGCCACTCGCGGGATGTGACACGTGGATGCCCCCATCAGCGCTCCGCTCGTGGATGTACGGCTCCCGGTTCGCGACGACGACGACGTTCTCCCCCTCCAGGGAGTGCCGCAGCGTCTGCTTCAAGCGCCGCGGCGTCCACCGACCCTCATCCCCCTCGTCCTCTCGCTCCGGGGCGAGCCGAGCAACCAGCGGCCGGGGGTCCCGTGGAACGGGCCGGTGCTCGGGCACCGGGACTCCGCCGCGAGGCGGCTCACGAAGCGCCTGCGTCCATCGGCGCCACGTGCCCCGCCTCAACAACCACGTGGCCGCCGAGGCGCACAGCGCCAGTCCACCGAACGCCAGCACCACGGATTGCCGGACGAGGGTCTCCCGTTGCGCCACCAGCTCCGCACGAGGCTGGCGCCACTCCTCTCGTCTGGGGGGATGCCGCTGTTCACTGTTCTCGATGAACGCGGAGCGGCGGGTGCTCGAGACCCACTCCAGCGCGCCCCAGGAGAGAATCCCAAGGCCTGCGAACAAGACCATGACGATGCGGACCGTGTGAGACATGACTCATCCAGGACATGGGTTGAATGCCATCCGAATCGAGGCGCTCGGACCGAGCGCCGGTTCACCTCGCGACGACCGCCGCCGGCCCCTTCGCCGCGGGCTTCGTCCCCAGCGACCTGCCGCTGGACTCCAGGTAGCGATAGAAGTCCGAGTCCGCGCGAATCATGAGCGTCGTGTTGGCGCCCATCGTCTCGCGGTAGGTCTCCAGCGTCTTGAGGAAGCTGAAGAACTCCGCGTTCTGGCCATAGGCCTGGCCATAGAGGCGCGTCACGTGTGCATCGGCGTCACCGCGAACCTCCTCCGCCTTGCGCGACGCATCCGAGCGAATCGCCTGGAGCTCCCGCTCCATCTCCCCGAGGATCTCCTCGCTGCGGCCACGCCCCTCCGAGCGGAACTTCTCGGCGATGCTGCGTCGCTCGGAGATCATGCGGTTCTCCACCTGCTCCCGCACGCTGGCGATGTAGTTGACCCGCTGGATGCGGACATCCATCAACGCCATGCCGTACTTGGATATCTGGGGCTGGGCATGCTTCAGGACCTCCCGCTCCAGGTCCTCCCGTCCCCTCGCGACAGGAGGCGTGGAGCCCGGGCCCGACGCCGCGGTGCCCCACTCCTCGCTCACACGCGCGGGCGCCTTCCAGTCCGAAGCGCGGATGAGCTCTTCAATCCGCGCCCCCGAGACCTGGTTGCGCACGATGGAGTGGAGGATGTCATTGAGCCGGCTCTCGGCGCCGCGCTCGTCGTGCACGCTCTCCAGGAACAAGCGCGGGTTCTCGATGCGCACGTGGGCGCTGGTCTTGACCAGGATGAACTCCCGCCCCAGCGTGGAGATCTGCTCGGCGTCTCCCGCCCAGGTCCACAGCCGCTCGTCGAAGCGGTGCACCTCGTCGATGAACGGCCACTTCCAGTGGATTCCAGGCTCGGTGAGCGTGGGCCCCCTGATTTCACCGAACCGGACGAGGAGGGCTTGCTCCGCCTCGCCCAGGACGAAGACAGCGGAGTACGCGGTGGTCAGCAAGACGGCGAAGAAGACACTCAGGCCTGCGATTCTGGCTTTCACTTCGGCGAGCCTCCCTGCTCGTTCAAGTGGAGGAAGGACTGCGGGCGGCTCTCGCCTTCCTGGACGACGATGATCTTCCCCGCCTTGGGCACCACGTCCCGGATGACCTCCAGATACAGGCGCTTGCGAGTCACGTCCGGCGCCTGGAGGTACTCCTTGAGGATGGATTGGAACCGGACCACGTCGCCCTCCGCGCGGCGGGTGCGCTCGAACGCGTAGGCCTCGGCCTCGGCGACCGTGCGCTTCCCCTCGCCTATCGCTTGGGGAATGGCCTGGTTCTTCTTCGTGATGGCCTCGTTGATCATCCGCTCACGCTCCTGGCGCGCTTCGTTGACCTCGTTGAAGGACGCGCGCACGCGCTGGGGCGGCACCACGGCTTGCAGCTCCACGGCGGTGACTCGGATGCCGGAGCGGTAGCCATCCAGCGCGCCCTGGAGCTCGTCGCGCGCCCGGAGGGCGATGTCCGCGCGGCCCGTGGTCAGCACCTCGCTGGCCAGGCTGTTGCCCACCCGCCGCCGCATGACGGCCTCCGCGCTGTCCCTCAACGTCTGCTCGGGCTCTCGCAGCGCATGGAGATACTGGACGGGGTCATGAATCTGGTACTGCACCACCCAGGACACATCAATCATGTTGAGGTCCCCGGTGAGCATCTCCCGCTCGTGCTGGTAGCCCTCCGTGAGGACGCGGCTGGGCTCGCCCTCCTCTCCCGGCTCGATGCGGAAGCCGAACTCCTGCTTGAGGACGCGCTCGGTGGCCACCTTGTGGACTTCGTCGATGCCGAACGGGAGCTTGAAGTGAAGCCCCGGCCCGGCCAGGCCGATGACCGCGCCGAAGCGCTTGATGACGACACGCTCCTCGGGCTGCGCCGTGTAGAACAGGTTCTGGGCCGCCATGCCGCCCAGGATGAGCACCACGACCAGGATGTTGATGGCCAGGACGCTGGCCTCGGGGGGCTGGGCATCATTCTTCGCGATGAGGGATTCATCGATCACGCGTGAGTCCTTCCGTTGGAGAAGAAAGACCGCTGCCCAGAGGCAAGGTCAGGAGGGAGGCATCCACCAGGGGCTGCGCGCTCGGGGGAGCCACGTCCCGCACGAGGACAGGCGCCACCGTGCCGAGGAGCTCCGCCGGGCTTGGATAGAGCCCCCTCACCTCCGGGTACTTCTCCCAGACGAGGCGAAGGAAGCTCGCCGCCTCTTCGCGCCGCAGGCGGCGTCTGCGCCCGAACAGCCCCGAGAACTCCCTTCGCAGCTCCCAGTCCAAGAGGAGACGGCGGAGGGCATCGAGCGGTGCACCTTCCGAGAGGACGCGCTGGAGCACCGAGCCCGACAGCCCGAAGCGGAACTCGAACAAGGGGCCCGTCGGCTCCTCGAGGTCATCCATCGGCTCGTCCCCTGACGTCGGCGAGGGGTCCTCCGGGGCGCGTGCGGCCCGCTGCGTGTGGAGGTGGAGTGACAGGAAGGACAACACCACCCCCAGCAGCGCGACCATGGTCCAGGAGACGGAGCGATAGGACTCGGCGAGCGAGGACTGGTCCGCCAGGAGTCCGATGACATAGGAGATGCTCTTCGCGCCGAGCGTCCCCGCCATGAGGCCAATGCCGGACAACATCGCGCTCTGGGCGGGAGCACGTTCCATGGACAGGCCGAGCAGCAGCGGGAAGAGCGCGCCCAGGCCCAGGCCGAACATGAAGTTCAGGATGCACAGGGCGTGGTAGCTCCGGTAGTCCAGCAGGGAGATGGCTGCGACCGTCGCGCTGGAGATGAGCAGCGCCATCAAGGTTGATGACTTGAGGTTCCAGATGAGCCAACTGCCCAGCAGTCGCGAAGCGGCCATCCCTATCAGGAAGAAGCTGAAGGCCTCTCGCGCTTGCGCGGGGGGAAGCCCGACCACCTCGCTGGCATAGGTGACGAACCAGACTCCGTGGCCCCACTCGGTCGCATGCAGGAACAGGCTCGCGAACATGAAACACAGGAAGAGCGGGTCGGACAGCAGCGACAGGTAGCCCGCGCCGGAGCGCTCCGAGGTCCTCTCCGGTGGTGGAGCCCCCGCGTGCGCCGAGAGCCTCGTCGCCAGCGCCATGGCGACCACCAGGAGGCCCGCCGCCACCAGGAAGACGAGCCGCCAGCCACCGCCCAGCCACCGCCCCGGGCTCGTGAAGGCATTCACCAACAGCGGCGTCGACACACTCCCCAGGCTGAAGAGGAAGTCCATGAAGCTGAGAATCGACACCTTGTTGTCCCGCCCCACCCTGGCGGCGGTCGCGTGTCCCGCGGTGAAGAACAGGCTCCCCGACAGGGAGAGCGCGAAGATGAGGAGCTTGTAGGTGAGGAACTCCCGCTCCCGGTAGAGCAACAACAGGCAGACCAGGGAGGCGAGCGAGGTCGCGATGAACAAGGTCCTCGCCTGGGCGAGATAGAACACCTTCCCGCCGATGAAGGCCCCCACGAGCACGCCCACCGACCAGTAGACGAAGACCACACCGGCGCTCTCGTTGGTGACCCCGAACTCCTGTTTGAGATTGGGGAGGGTGACCCCGGTCACGGTCCCCAGCAGACCGAAGACGAAGAATCCGACGCAGAGGAGGAAGAGGCCATTCTTGCCCTCTGGGTCCTCCCTCACGGAAGCAGGTAACGACGTCATGACGGTTCCTTCGTGGCGAGCCCAAGGGCGCCGCCACTGCATGGCGAAACAACCTGGAGATGGCACCTCCGAACAGCGGAGGACGGGGGCATGCGGACGCGGTTCGAGCGCCCCCGGCCGGGGCTGCACTCGTCTCACTTCAGACACGCGGACCCGGACTCAGTCCTGTCTCAGAGGGGTGACTTGAAGGCGATAGGCAGGCGCCCCCTCGAAGTCTTTCTTCCCGAGCGGGACTCCGGCGGCCCTCAACAGCGCATACACCACGGTGACATGGAAGTAGAGATTGGGGAGGACATAGTCGAGCACGAAGGAATGTGTTTCAAAATGGCGCACCTCGCCTCGCTTCGCGACGGAGATGGAGGTGGGGCCGGCGGCTATCTCACCAGGAGAGAGGGACCGCAGCTGGACCAGGGCCTCTTCCACCAGCCCCTGGAGCTGCTCGAAGGACGTGGGGAGCGGACCGAAGGAGGCGGTGTCCCCCCGGTTGAACACCGCGAGCTCCCAGGACGTGTCCTCCGGCGCCAGACGCCCGGACAGGCGCGCCCCACATCCCTTCGCCCCCGACACCACGATCTCCACCTGACGCGCGAGCGGAAACATGTCCGGGGCCAGGCGTTTTTCGAGCAAGGCCCCCGGACGAAGCCCTTCCCGCTGTGCGTGGAGGGCGCCCTGCTGGAGGAGATGTCCCAGGCTCCGCAGCATCCGGTTCAAGGCCGGCACACTGGCTTCATAGAGGGTGATGCTCATGACGAAGTGACCTGTTCACGCTGTCGAAGCACGGGGTGCCCCCCGAGGAGTCGCCCGCCTCACCGCTCAGTACTTGCTGCGAGCGGGCACGGGCGGCGAGTAGGACGCGGGACCCAACAGGATCGCCGGCCAACACCGGAGGCTGTTGATGCGCAGCTCCTCGAACATCCGGACGTAGGGCTGGAAGATGAACCGCAGCGGATTGCGGCAGTAGTCCGCGTCGTCGCCAAACAGGCCCGCGTCGGGGATGTAGGGGGGTGGTTCGACATAGGTCCCGAACAGCCGGTCCCACAGCGTCAGCCGCGCCCCGAAGTTGCTCCCATCCGAGATGTTGTGAGCCTGCTCTCGCGAGTGGTGTGTGAAGTGGACAGCGGGTGTCACCAGGACGGACCGGAACAGCCGCAGCACCTTGAACCGCATCTCCGCCTGGTAGAGGACCACCGAGTGCGACGGGTTGGTCCAGGCATCGAGAATCAACAGGACGACGAGCATCCACCCGGCGCCCCGGATGTCGAGCGAGAAGAGCTTCGTCACGAGGGGAAGCAGCAGCATGACGAAGGCCCGCCCCCCGGCCACATCCAGGACGGACGTCTGCGGGTCGACGACCTGGGTGAGCTGCGACAGGTTTCGGGAACGGTGGTGGTTGATGTGGCCGAGGTTCCAGAAGAGCCGGATCTTGTGAGCCCACCGGTGTGACCAGTAGTAGCAGAAGTCAGCGATGAAGCACGCGACGACGAGCGCGAGGGCTCCGTTCAAGTTCACGAGCGTCGGGACGGACTGGACCAGGCGCACATAGTGCCGCAGCAGGTCCTGGACGGCTGGATTCATGAAGGTGAAGAGCCCCGTGGTCAGGAACACCAGGTTGACCACGGAGCTGTTGATCATCGCCTCCCAGTCGAAGGGGCGGCCGGTGATTCGCTTGTAGAGCACCATGTCGGCGACGCCGACCAGCATCCCGAACACGATGCGGAAGATGGCCGCGACGACGACCCAGAACGCCAGTGAGGACCCGACCTGGGAGAGGACCAATTCCTCGACGTTGTAGAAGATCACCACGCGCTCGGCGCGCCACGCATCCAGCAGCCCCAGACCATTGTGGTGATAGGACAGCTCCGCCACCAACGCGGCGGCGGCGAGCAGGAAGAGCACCAGCGCTTGCGGACCCGACCTCTTCAGGGAGATGTCGCTGTCCCACAATCTGCCCTTCAACCACTGAAGCCCATGCGCTCCGTGGGTCGTCAAATCGACGGGGTGAACAACCGTTCTGATTTCCATGATGAGTCATCTGCTCCCGGACCAGGCCGCCAGCACCCGCTGAATCCCAAGCACCGCGCGAATCCCTAACAACCACGAATTCCGCGTTCCAGCCAAACGAACGTCATTGACTCATGTTCCGTGAACCCGCCCTGAACGCATGCTCATTCGCATGTCAGTGAAATCATCGAGTGATGTCATTCACATCCACCCGCGCTTCGTGACGTTCGCGTCATCAACCCCACCCGCCCCGAGGCGTCTCTCTTATCCCCGGAGCGTGTCTCTCAATGCAAGCGCCGCGCGTACTTCCGCGAGAGACAGAAGCCACCTACGTACTTACCGTCAGTGATTGATGAATCACTCCGCTCCAGGGCAATCCCAGCCCCTTCTGCCAGAGGGAGATGACAGTGTGATTGCCTTCGAGGAAAGACGGTGTGAACTCAGCTCCACCGAACGCTCGACCCCTTGAACTGGTATTGCTTCGGTCCCGTCCGGAAACGTCTCATCCCACCGGACTGGTCTCAAAAAGAAACCCCGCCATGAGGCCCCGCTCCGGAAGGAGACAGGGCGCCCATGACGGGGAGGTGAAGCCGGGAGTCAGTCCCCGGACTGGCGTCAGATGGTCGGCGTGGCGATGTCGTACTCACTCTTGTCGAAGTGGTCGAACATCTTGTTCAGCCCCCAGGCCGCCAGTGCCACGGTCACGCCCACCGCGGCCCCCGCGGGCCCACCCCAGGCCCCCGCCGCCGCGCCCGACAGCAGGTAGCCGCCGACCGCCGCGGTCGCGGTCGTCGCGCCGCTGGCCACCTGCCAGCCGTTGCCGTTCTGGAGGCCGTCGTAGATCTGAAAGCCACCACTCACGACACCCGCCCCCATGGCGACCTTCCCGAGCTTGTCCAACTTGCTGGCCACTTCCGCCGGGCTATACCGTCCGCCCGCGGTGATCAGCTTCCCATCCAGGGTGAGACCGCCCCCGGCGCCCCTCGCCGCGGTCAGGAGCGTGCTGGCGCCCGAACCCAGGCCGCCGAGCCCCGCGGCGAAGGCGGCCCCATCCTTCGCGGCCTGCCAGTAGTTCTCCTGACGCAGGTCGTGCATGAACTGCGGTCCGGCCTTGGTCAGCAGGGACGCGCCGCCCACCATGCCGACGATGCCGCTGGCCCCGCCGGCCAGGCGTGCGCTGGGGTTCAACGTGAGGCTGGGCTGCCCGTTGATGGCAGGCGTGAGGGACGTCTTGAGCCGCAGCAGGCCCGCACTGTTGGCCGCGACCACGACCTTGGCTTCCTTCATGTCGTGACGACCGTGGTCGCCGTCGAACGTCTGAGTTGCTTTCACCTGCCGGGCCAGGTCGGTGAAGTTCTGCACCTGCTGGGACAAGCCATCCACCGCCTCGGCGCCCAGCGTCGCCTTCTCCTTGGGCAGGGCCTTGAGCTCGTCGAGCGTCTTCACCTCCTTGCCGTCGACGGTGAGCCGCTGCCCCTTCTCGTCGATGACCTGCTGCGCCGTCCCATCCGGGGTGGTGAGGGTATTGGCCGCCTTGATGAGCTCGGGTCCGTTCTTCGTCTCGACGGAGACCAGCTCCTGGACCTGCTTCGTCGGAGGCTTGTCCTTCTCCTGGACGGAGGCCTCGGTCTTCTCGTGGACCTCGAGCTCCCCCTTGGCGTTGCGCTTCTCGGTGCGCTGGTAGTCGCGCACCATCCGGGTGCCCTTCTCATCCGTCTCGTCGACGTGCG
Encoded here:
- a CDS encoding alpha,alpha-trehalose-phosphate synthase (UDP-forming); translated protein: MSHTVRIVMVLFAGLGILSWGALEWVSSTRRSAFIENSEQRHPPRREEWRQPRAELVAQRETLVRQSVVLAFGGLALCASAATWLLRRGTWRRWTQALREPPRGGVPVPEHRPVPRDPRPLVARLAPEREDEGDEGRWTPRRLKQTLRHSLEGENVVVVANREPYIHERSADGGIHVSHPASGLVTALEPVMRACSGVWVAHGSGSADRETADAHGRVRVPPEEESYLLRRVWLSREEEQGYYAGFANEGLWPLCHMAYARPTFRLEDWRHYQAVNQKFADAVCEEVDSEAPVILVQDYHFALVPRMIRERLPKATLITFWHIPWPNAEAFGICPWRNELLQGLLGSSIIGFHTPLHCNNFAEAVDRFLESRIDREQTAVVHQERTTLIRPYPISVEWPNRWVKDALTPEACRASVWKELGLGPDALLGIGVDRLDYTKGIEERLLAVERLLEGSPEFRGRFSFAQLAAPSRTTIERYRQLNDSVEKLAARINRRFGTETYQPIILMRAHHEPPDVFRYYRAADVCYVSSLHDGMNLVAKEFVAAREDEQGVLVLSQFTGAARELSEGLIVNPFDFEEASRALAAGLAMSREEQRVRMRAMRAVVSEFNVYRWAGQMVMDAARLRDRERLTERLTVHAVALR
- the hflC gene encoding protease modulator HflC, with the protein product MKARIAGLSVFFAVLLTTAYSAVFVLGEAEQALLVRFGEIRGPTLTEPGIHWKWPFIDEVHRFDERLWTWAGDAEQISTLGREFILVKTSAHVRIENPRLFLESVHDERGAESRLNDILHSIVRNQVSGARIEELIRASDWKAPARVSEEWGTAASGPGSTPPVARGREDLEREVLKHAQPQISKYGMALMDVRIQRVNYIASVREQVENRMISERRSIAEKFRSEGRGRSEEILGEMERELQAIRSDASRKAEEVRGDADAHVTRLYGQAYGQNAEFFSFLKTLETYRETMGANTTLMIRADSDFYRYLESSGRSLGTKPAAKGPAAVVAR
- the hflK gene encoding FtsH protease activity modulator HflK — translated: MIDESLIAKNDAQPPEASVLAINILVVVLILGGMAAQNLFYTAQPEERVVIKRFGAVIGLAGPGLHFKLPFGIDEVHKVATERVLKQEFGFRIEPGEEGEPSRVLTEGYQHEREMLTGDLNMIDVSWVVQYQIHDPVQYLHALREPEQTLRDSAEAVMRRRVGNSLASEVLTTGRADIALRARDELQGALDGYRSGIRVTAVELQAVVPPQRVRASFNEVNEARQERERMINEAITKKNQAIPQAIGEGKRTVAEAEAYAFERTRRAEGDVVRFQSILKEYLQAPDVTRKRLYLEVIRDVVPKAGKIIVVQEGESRPQSFLHLNEQGGSPK
- a CDS encoding MFS transporter translates to MTSLPASVREDPEGKNGLFLLCVGFFVFGLLGTVTGVTLPNLKQEFGVTNESAGVVFVYWSVGVLVGAFIGGKVFYLAQARTLFIATSLASLVCLLLLYREREFLTYKLLIFALSLSGSLFFTAGHATAARVGRDNKVSILSFMDFLFSLGSVSTPLLVNAFTSPGRWLGGGWRLVFLVAAGLLVVAMALATRLSAHAGAPPPERTSERSGAGYLSLLSDPLFLCFMFASLFLHATEWGHGVWFVTYASEVVGLPPAQAREAFSFFLIGMAASRLLGSWLIWNLKSSTLMALLISSATVAAISLLDYRSYHALCILNFMFGLGLGALFPLLLGLSMERAPAQSAMLSGIGLMAGTLGAKSISYVIGLLADQSSLAESYRSVSWTMVALLGVVLSFLSLHLHTQRAARAPEDPSPTSGDEPMDDLEEPTGPLFEFRFGLSGSVLQRVLSEGAPLDALRRLLLDWELRREFSGLFGRRRRLRREEAASFLRLVWEKYPEVRGLYPSPAELLGTVAPVLVRDVAPPSAQPLVDASLLTLPLGSGLSSPTEGLTRDR
- a CDS encoding DUF1993 domain-containing protein, coding for MSITLYEASVPALNRMLRSLGHLLQQGALHAQREGLRPGALLEKRLAPDMFPLARQVEIVVSGAKGCGARLSGRLAPEDTSWELAVFNRGDTASFGPLPTSFEQLQGLVEEALVQLRSLSPGEIAAGPTSISVAKRGEVRHFETHSFVLDYVLPNLYFHVTVVYALLRAAGVPLGKKDFEGAPAYRLQVTPLRQD
- a CDS encoding sterol desaturase family protein; amino-acid sequence: MKGRLWDSDISLKRSGPQALVLFLLAAAALVAELSYHHNGLGLLDAWRAERVVIFYNVEELVLSQVGSSLAFWVVVAAIFRIVFGMLVGVADMVLYKRITGRPFDWEAMINSSVVNLVFLTTGLFTFMNPAVQDLLRHYVRLVQSVPTLVNLNGALALVVACFIADFCYYWSHRWAHKIRLFWNLGHINHHRSRNLSQLTQVVDPQTSVLDVAGGRAFVMLLLPLVTKLFSLDIRGAGWMLVVLLILDAWTNPSHSVVLYQAEMRFKVLRLFRSVLVTPAVHFTHHSREQAHNISDGSNFGARLTLWDRLFGTYVEPPPYIPDAGLFGDDADYCRNPLRFIFQPYVRMFEELRINSLRCWPAILLGPASYSPPVPARSKY